Genomic DNA from Accipiter gentilis chromosome 9, bAccGen1.1, whole genome shotgun sequence:
GCCCATGGGCTCGGAGATGATGATGTCCACCTGCTCGGGCAGCGAGACCTCCTCCACCTTCCCCGGAATCACCACGATCCGGTCCGTCAGGTTGTTGCTCTTCACCAGTACCTaccccaggaaaaaaaggaggatgtTCAGCGGGGAGAGGAGTTGCCCCAAAGCACAGGGGCACGATACCAGGGACGTGGTGGGAGGCAGAGCCCTGAACTGCACTTGCCCCGGCATTCCCAGTGCCGTCATCCTGGCGCTACTGGGTTGTACTGGGGTAGGGGCACGGCTCAAAGGGGGCGTGATCCGAGACGGGTTTGGCACGAGACCACCGCACTTGGCAAAGCCACGAGCTGCCTGGTGGTGGGCACCGGGGCTGCTCACCTCCGCGTGCTGGGCCATGGTGCTGGCTTCCACCGCATAAATCTTCCTCGCCCCGGCCTGTGCCGCGAAGAAGGAGAGGATGCCGGAGCCGCAGCCAACGTCCAGGACGATCTGGGAGGGAGACAGTGCGGATACAGTGAACCATCGGCACCGGCTCTGGAGGTAGGGACTCATCCCATCTGGCTCCCGGCATCATCGTCCCAGAGCCAGGATCGGGGTCTTCTGCCTCCAGTCTGGGGCACAAAAGGACGGGGAGACCCAGGGACCCCAAGATTTGGATTCCCAAGAAGGAAAACCAAGGCGGCGGCACCGGCCCAGCCCCTCCTGGGGAGAAAACAGCCCCTCACCGCAGCTCCGATTACAAACAGGCTTCAGAGAAGGAACTAACTCCAGCAGGTCGTTACCCACCCCCTGGAAGCTCTGGTAACGACCCACGCGCCCAGAGCCAGCTCCGCTCGGCAGCGGGACCCAACCGCAGCGTTTATACCACCTCGGCACTGCACCAAATCGCGCCCGGACCCACGGCAGCTCTGAGGGCTCGGCCCCGGCCGCTTCCCAGTGCCACAGGGAAGAACGGGATTAAGAGCGCCGTGGCTGAGCCAGCGAACGGCACCCAAGCGCCCAAATCCTCTTTGATCCTATATAtaaccccccccggccccgatTAGGGGGATCAGCGGTGCCGGTGCGGGAAGCCGGCCGCGCCCCAGTGCTGGCGGCACACGGCTCTTGGCCACTGTCCCTCCTCCCGCTGGCCGCGCACTCACAACCAGCCGTGTTTTTGGAGGACTACTACAAATAAAACCACGAGGAAGGAGATGGGAAAGCACCGGAACACATTAAAAGCGGgtgaaaaaaagggaggaaagtcCTAATCAAGGCGCCTATTCCAACTTTGGCATGTGACCACCCTCCCAGAGCTGGAGACAGACACCAAAAGGAGGCAGATTTCACCAAAACTATTGTACAGGCCGGGGCAGTTAAAGGGGGGGAGGTCGCCCGGCTGACCTTGTCTTTGAAGTCGCTGTGGTTCTGCAGGATGGCTCGCTGGTAGGTGCCCGTCCGGACGTAGTCCTGCATCATGTTCTGCTGCTGGGACAGGTACCCGTAGAACTGGCGGGGGGAGGAAACAGACAGACGGACGCGGATGTCACCGGGGACGCCGTGGCCAAACCCTTGCCGGCGGTTGTGCCCGGCCGGAGCAGCCCCTCACCTGGAAGTACTGCACGGCCGAGGATTCCTCCGTCCGCTCGCTGAAGACCGAGCGCTCCGTGTTGTGGCCCCGGCAGTTTTTCAGGATGTTAtaaaaggaacagaaatctgGAGAAGATggaatgggggggaggggaagactTTAGCCCGGGGTGGGGGGTAAGGACGGGACAGGGGCACACGAGGGTCCCGAAGAAGCCAaaccgccccctccccggggtgGGGGACTCACCGTTGGGGGTGGCGAACTGGATGAGGACGCTGTTGCAGCCCAGCGTGATGATGAAGGACTGTTTGCCCACGCGGCTGCACTCAGTCTCGCGGGACACGGAGCACTTGAACACGCAGACGTCTTcatctggggtgggggggaagagagaacaCGGGGGGCGGACGGGTTAGAGCTGGGCAAAGCCCCCCGCCAACCCCACCGGATCGTGCCACGCTGGTGGGGCTCAGGTCAAACCTGCATCCCCTCCGTCTCCCGCAGCCCGGCCACCCCTTCCTGCCCTCCCTCATGTTAGACGGATGCCAAGGGAGCGGGAGAAAACATAATTAGCCTAATTAACCTCCACGGCGTTGCAGCGGGGGGAGACAAACCCCTCGTGCGCGGCCAGTGGGGTTTATGGGGCTTTTAAGTGGCCAGAAATATGGATCGGTGCCACTGCCCATTGCTGCCgggacagggacccccccacGGCTCTGCGGGGACCCCCCTGGCTCCGGTGAAGCCGGGCGATGCCGTGAGGAAGAACGAGGGGAGATGGACCGAGCTGCCCGCGGCCAAGCCGGGAGCGGCAccggccaccccagcctccccatCGCGGGCACCGCTGGCGTCCGCACCGGCCTCCCGCCGCGGGCATCGCGGCGTTCCCTCGTTAGCCGCTTTGAAGCCGGGGAGCGGCGAGCGGGTAATTAGCACCTCCAGCCAGCGCTGCCTTTCTCACGCGGCACCCCGCCGGAAAAACCAAACGAGCCGCTGCGGCAAAACCTGTTTTTCCCCCAGCATCTCGCTGCCGGTCCCTCTCGCCCTGGCAGCgctgggcagccctgcctgctgccggcCAGGCTCCCGGCACGTCGTCGCTCCGGATCGGCCACGCGGTGCATTAAGTTGCCCGATTAATTGGGAGTGACGAGAGGGAAACGAGCCGGAGGGGCTTCCAGCTCGACCCGCCGCTTCCAGCCCCCAAGGAGACCCCGGCAGGGCCGCGGCAGCACCTGCACCGAGCCCAGCACTGCCCACGGCGCCGCTCGGCAAAGCCATTAAATGCAAATTCCCGCCAGCCGCGTTAATCAGGCTGTCAGCCCGGGCCTCCGGGCTCTTTGTGGCTGATAAAAAAGGGCCGGCAGATgtgccggcggccgccccggcgcTGAAAGGGCAGCGAGagacccccggccccggccacACAAAGGCTTTTCTGGCAAATAACTGGAAAAGGGGGACGCCGGCCAGTGCGGGGCAACGAGCTGGATGCGGCACGAGGATGCGGCGAGGGATGGAGAAGCCGCGGAGCCGAGGGTCGGCGCCTCGCGGGGCCGTGCTGGCACGAGGATGGCTCTTGGCGCCCGCCAAAAAAACCCGTTAATAACCTTCAGGCGATGGAGGCTCCAGGCGAAGCTTCGCTCTCGCCGAGGGGAGCGGGTCCGGCTGCCCAGCCGCTCGCCGCCAGCGTTCCACTCTCCTCCCGGTTGAGGAGCCACGCCGAAGCTTCGGCAGCCGGCGAGGAAACCCGGGCAGAGAAAGTGCCGGGCCGGCATCGAGGCGGAGGCAGGATTTGCCGCGGGCTCGGGGATGAGCCAGCCCcacgtgcctcagtttccccctgccccatcccacacCGCAGGCGAGGTCTCCTCCAAATCCGGCGCAGGACGGGGCCGCTGCGCCACACATTAATTACTTGCGCCGATCAATTAATTTCACCTGAGCGGGTCATtagcagggaggggagggaagggggtctGGTCGTTATTCCCCCCACGACGGTCCGGTTGTAAAGCCGACGTCTCCGCCGGTAATCACGTGAAAACCGGCCGGGCGTGGAGGCTCCGGCAGCACCGGGCCGGCACCGGCGCCGACGTATTCCCAAGATTCACCGAGCACAAAGCGCAGGAGCCGCCGGATTGgggaaagggggtggggtggggaggaaaaccccccccaaaagaaTAAAACCCACAATTCTTGGCGGAGACAAAGAAAACTCGGTCCGACACCGCGCCCGCCGGCCGGGCGGCGGACACCCCGTTAACGACTTCGTTAACGGCCACCGGAGCGAACCCCCCCGGGACGGGACGGCCGCCGCGGCGCCTGGAAGGTCACCAAATTCGGGCTATTTCAGGCAAGgcgaggtgtgtggggggggggggggggggggggggggggcgagctgAGAATTAACTTTCCGCAGCCTCCGGCAAACGCCCGGTGGGACGGGGGAGCCCCCGCCTCGGCCGAGCCCCCCCGGCTGCTGCCGCCCTTTTGATGGTtcgggggggacggacgggacgggacagggcACACGTGGACACGACGGCGCTGGTACCCCCCAAATGACACGGACCCACTGGCCCCCAGTGTCCCTGTCTCGCCCGAAagcccccccctcagcccccagccccagcatccccccaagGCTCCACcaaccccaaagcccccccccgtttccccccccagcaccccgtcaCCCGCCCGGGAGGGTGCCGAGCCAGCCCTCCCCCGCCCaggtccccccaccccatctaAGCCctacacccccagcccccccatagacacccccagcccccccagacacccccagcccccccaggtcCCCGTACACCCCCCACCGCATCTCAACCCTCCAGCCCCCaagcccctgcacccccagccccccccgagccccccaaGTCCCCGCACCCCCCtacactccccccccccgggcccccgccccctccggccCAGCCCCCCCGTatctcacccccccacccccccgccggccccgggccggTCCCGCCGCCCGCACTCACGGCCGTAAAGCGCCAGGCCGGCGCTGTCGGGGCCGGTGCGGACCTCGAGGCGCAGCGGCTGCTGCTCCTGGTGCCGCTGGATCTCGCCGTTGGCGTCCCCGATGGTGAGGAGCCGCACGCCGGGGAACACCGACACCGCGGCCATCttggagccgccgccgccgccgccgccgccccccccgcccccgcccccgcccccgccggcacgcccccgcccgcccccggccacGCCCACCCCCCGGCGGGCGCGGGCAACGCGACCCCTGGCGGCCGGCGGCCGCGCGGCGCCGCCACCGGGATCGCGATCGGGGAACTGGAatcgggaccgggaccggggtcAGAGAAAGGGatcaggatggggacagggaccaggGACTGGGATCAGGATCAGGGAAAGGGATCGGGACCACGAACGGGACAGGGATCACAGAAAAGGATCAGGATTGGGACCAAGGATCAGGGAAAGGGATCGGGGATCGGGACTAGGGAAAGGGATCGGGACCAGGACCAAGGATCAGGGAAAGGGATCAGGATCAGGGAAAGGGAACAGGATCAGGGAAAGGGATCAAGATTGGGGATCGGGACCGGGACTGGGATCAGGACCAGGGATTGGGACCAAGGATCAGGACCGACCAAGGATCAGGGAAAGGGATCAAGGATCAGGATTGGGAACAGGACCAGGGATCAGGGACCAGGGATCAGGGATCAGTGACAGGGATCAGGGACCAGGATCAGGATCGGATCAGGACTGAGATCCAGGATCAGGGACTGGGATCGAGACCAGGATCAGGACCAGGGACTGGGATCGGGACCAGGGATCAGGACTGGGACCAGGATCAGGGATCAGTGACAGGGATCAGGACCAGGACAGGTAGCAGGACTGAGACCAGGATCAGGGATAGGAATCAGGACCAAGATCCAGGATTGGGGCCAGGACTGGAATCAGGAATTCGGGACAGGGATCAGGACCGAGATCCAGGATCGGGGATAAGGAACAGGGACTGGGATCAGGATTGGAACTGGGATCAGGACTGAGATCCAGGATCAAGGATAAAGGAAAGGGATTGGGACTGAGATCGGGACCAAGATCCAGGATTAGGACTGGGGACAGGTATCAGAGACAGGGATCAGGGACAGGGACCAGGACCGGGACCAGGATCAGGGGCCAGCACCAGGCAAAAGGCACCGGAGACCAGGTACCAGCACCAGGGACAGGGTACTGACACCAGCACCGAGGACTGGCACCGGGAACCGGCACCAACTGCAGGCAATGGGCACAGGGAAAGGGGCACTGGCAGGGGAACCGGGCGCAGCACCAGGCATTGGTACTGGCAATGGCACCAGCCACAGACAACTGCCACCGGGTACCGGTGCCGGGAACCGGCCAACGGGCAGAGACAGCACTGGATAATGGGCACCGGGCACCGCACGGCACCACGTGAGCACCAGGCGCTGCCGGGCCACGCATGCAGGGTGACATGGCACCCACGTCCTGCACCGGCACCTGGCGGCAAACACCTTTATTGTAACCAGAGCCGGCTCCAGTGCCAGTGGAGACGCCCCAGCACAGAGTCACTGCGATCTGGGgcgcccagcccagctctgccgctTGCCCACCATCTCCCCGGTGGCAAAGgtgcgaggaagaggagggcccTTTGCCGGCTCTGGTGTTGAACCGCTGGCGGTGCGTCGGCACCTCTCCCGTGCCAGGGGTCTTGTGGGCAGCTCCGGGAAGCCCCCGGCATGTCCCCCAGCCGGCGTGGTGCCGCAGCATGCCGGCGCCTTGCCGACCTTGACTTCACGCAGCCCCTTCCCTCATGGTTGGGCCGGGGGCTCCTCGTGCTCCCTGGCGGAAGGAGGAGCTGGGCTCTGGTGCCGTGGGGAGCGCCGGCAGACACGGCCCCGCCGGGGCTCATGCCAAGGACCTGAAGGTGCTGAAGTGGGGTGCCGCAGGGGGGGACGCCTGGGGGTATCTCTGTGGCGACACTGGGGGTGTGCCGGTGCCGTCGGCGGCTCCTGGCTGCGCATTCttgccaggggagggggggaggggggaaggggtggAGGTGAGCCAGGGTAGCCGCTGGCAGCCGGACGAGCCCGTGCCACTCCAGCAGGCGGGCAgaccccaaaaccaaccctggGTGGGCACGggaccccccagccgcccccaCTCACCACGCTGATGGCGCAGGTGCAGTTGTCATAGGAAAGCTCTGCGGAGAAAAAATGGGACGGGGATGGTTTTAGCGTGCTGGGGACTGGGGGAAGCGGTGGCACTGGCTGCTGAAGGGGCACAGCCCGGCACAGGGTGGGTCCGAGCCTTACCGGTGGTGGGGTACTGCGTTTCCGTCCAGCAAGACgcctgctgcctgcaaaaacaaAACTGGtggcagcgtggcgggcaggggCGCGtgcgggcagggaggaggcagcgggGAGCCTGGCACTGCGGCTCGGCTGGGGTGACCCAGGGAGCTTTCGGTGCCCGTTTAGCCGTGGCGGCGCTGGCTCCGAAAGCTCTCACCTCTTTGCCCGCTGTCTCCTGGCCTCAACTGgcgaaagagaaaacagagacGGGTGGAGGCGCAGCCAGGCTCGGACACCAGAGCTGCACAGTGATGCTGGGGCGGGGACCCAGCGGGTGCCTTAAACCTGGTTCTACCCAAACCACAACCCCCTCCAGGGGTTCCTGCTGCTGGTGACTCGCCCAGAGCCGGTGAGGACCAAGAAGGGATCTGCCTGACGGCACCAGCACCGGCACCCTCGCCCCTGAGGCAGCACCGAACTGTGTGCCACCCCAGTGGGGACATCTGAGGTGCCAATCCCTACCGGCACAGCCGGTGCTCCCCGGTTATGGGCCCCCACCAGCACGGCCACACCAGCGAGAGTGCCCGCACCCTACACACCTCGACaggccaccaccaccgccgctgccagcagcagcagcaccaggacgGCCACACTGATGGCAACTGGGAGAAGCCAGGAACGAtctggaaggggagagagagcgGGGGGTCACCCGCAGGGAAACCCCTGGCATGACCACAGAGGACCACTGGGAACAAGACACTGGCGCTGTTGCCGAGCCGGGTGGGTCCCCCGTGCCGGTACCTTGCCGCAGAGTGGTGGAGGTCGGCAGAGGACGGCCAGTCGGGGCGGTGGTGGGAGGATGACAGCCGGCGTCACCCGAGGCTGGTGAGAAACACGTTGGGTTTGGTTCGGCAGCGGCCCTGGCGCACTGCGGCCGCTGCACTGCGGCGGAGCCCCTcatggctgtggggagggggtgcccaCACCCACTGCCCCCCCCGGCGTCCCACCACCCGCACCGTTCACCACAATCTCCATGCTGAATGCCGACATCTGCCAGGCGCTGCCGTTATAGCTCCGGTACCTGCACCGGTAGCACCGGGAGGCCAGTGCGGTCCCATCCAGGGTGAAATCAACCTTGTGCTGACCCGGGTTGGCGGAGACGCTCTGCGCGGGGAAATCAGCGCCTGTTGCAAAGAGCTCGAAGGTGCTGCCGGGGTAGCTCCGCGGGGCGAGGCAGATGATTTTCGGGGAACCCCCGTCCTCTTGGAAGAGGAGCCCGAGTGGCGGCGGGGAGAGCCTCGGCGCTGCCATGGCTCCTGTGCGAGAGGGAACAGGGAGCCGGATGCGATCGTCAAGGGACTGGTGCGGTGGTGAATTCTAGCTCGGCCAACCCAAGCTCAGGTGGAGGCAAGGACAACATACCCGCCACGAAGAGGAGAAACTCcagcctcatcctcctcctctccctcctccggGGTCTGGATCAGGGACAGCCCCGTCAAAGAGACCCCGAGGCGCAGGAGCTCTCCGCTGAAAAGAAGAAGGAGTATTTTGCTCAAAATGAAGTTTCATCACCCAGGAAGGAAATGACAGAGTCCCCAAGTACAGAccagggttatttttttcccctgttgcacAGAAAAGGCTTTTTCCACCCAATAATCAGAGCAACGCGAGCTTGTGTCTGTGTGAAACCTGCTCCTGCCTGACACTGGACGTGATTTCCTGGGCTCACTCCACAATTATGACAATGATATTGTCAAAAAAGAGGTGTAAACAGGACGTAACGAGGCGTCACTTTGGACTGACACCCAACCAGGACCCTCACCCAGACCCTCGACAAGGTCGGACGGCTTGAAACAACTCCTGCAGTTTTTCTTTGGCACGTCTAGCTCCCAACGGTGCTGCCGGCCTCGGTGGCAATCGCTTTGCCCGTTAATGAAAAGCAGCTGCCCACAAGGTGGAATGGAGCCTGGCGTGTACAGCGCTTCAGGGCAGGAAGCGACCAGCGAGCCTGAGGAGACGCACCTCGTCAGGGCTGACGATGCAGGCGCAAAACGAGGGGCCGTTCCTGGAGTTGCTGATCCTGAGGGACGTGACCGTGCAGGCTGGCCCGGGGGCTGTTGCGTGGGGAGAGGAGGGGCACAGCCGGCGGTGGGGACCGCGTGCCGGATGCGCCCGCCTGCTTGGTCCACGCCTGCTTCCTCTTGCGGTTGTCCCAAAACCGCGAGGAATCAGGGCCGAGAGGTtggcctggggctggggagcggcGGTGGTAGGTCGGCTGCGGCCCTGCTCCTCCGTTTCCCCAGGAGGGTGAGGCCGAGCCCTGGGTTTGAGCCAGGGCCCTAGCTGGGGAGCAGCCCCACACCCTGACATTGCTCACAGAACCCCCCCAGTCTGCTCCCCGGCCCCTCAAGCTGTGCCAAGATCTCCCAAATCTGCCCCTAAGCACCTAAATCTGCCTTACGCCCTCCCCAGATCATCCTCAGGGACTACCCAATCCACATCTAACCACCCAAATTTGCCCTGGGACGTCCCAAATCTGCCCCAAGACCCCAGTCCTGCCCTAGGGCCCCCCCAGAACTGCACCTCAATACCCAGATCTGCTCCAGGCCCCCCTAAATCTGCGCCAGCCCCCTAAATCTGCCCCAGGAGCCTCCAAATCTGCCCCAGGAGCCTCCAAATCTGTCTCAGGGCCCCCCAAATCTGCACCTAGCCACCTGAATGTGCCCCAAGGCCCCCCAAATCTGCCTCAGGACCTCCCAGATCTGCCCTAGGGTCCACCAAATCTGCACCTAGCCAGCTAAAGCTGCCCCAGGAGCCTCCAAATCTGCACTTAAACACCCAAATTTGCCCCAGCCCACCCTCATCTGCCCCAGGCCACGCCGCGGTGCATTGTGGGAGCCCTGCTCCCCTCAGggagcggccgcggccccccgGGCTGAGGGAAAAGATGAGGGGGCGGGCGCTGGTCCGCGCCGGCCAATGAGAAGTTAGAGCGCCGGGCGCCGGGAGGGGAGCAACCAATTAGCGGAGAGGATTCCGGGAGAGGCGGGGCAACGCTGCCGTTCGCCAGGACCCCGCCCCGCGGGCGTCCGAGGCGCTGCCTGAAGCCCCGCCTCGCCGCTCCCGCCTCAGGCGGCCGCCGCGGACAACCCCGCCGTCCGCCCGGGCCCTGTCGGCGcaccgcggcggggcggggcctagCTTAAAGGCGCCGCGCGTCGGAAATGGCGGCGCGGTGGCTGTGGCTGCTGGCGCTCTGcaccgggcccgccgccgccccgccgccgcccgacGCCGAGGTGACGTTCgtcctgcccgccggccgccgGGAATGCTTCTACCAGGGCGCGCCCGGGAACGCCTCCCTGGAGGCCGAGTACCAGGTaccggagggggcgggggcggagctataccggagggggcggggcttgcACCGAAGGGGGAGGGGCTTGTACCGGGCCGGTAACGGGAGAGCTGGGCCGGTAACGGAGGGGTtgcggcctggggggggggggattggacGACGACGGGGAAGCTGGACTGGAGAGGAGGGGGAAtaccgggaggaggaggaggaggggggggagccGGTACCGGGGGGGATAACGGGagaaggagttggggggggggggggaaccggtaCCGGGCCCATAGGCAGGTGTGGGGGGACGTGgggcccagggctgggcaggagcgGTGTCCCCGGTACTGGAGGGGTGTCCCTGGTACCGGAGGGGTGTCCCCGTTACCGGTGTCCATCCCCGGTTCCGGCAGGTGATCGGTGGGGCCGGGCTGGACGTCGACTTCTCCCTGGAGAGTCCCTCGGGGCTGCTGCTGGTCAGCGAGTCCCGCCGCTCCGACGGGGCGCACACGTGAGTCCTGACCGTCTCCCGTCCTGTCTCCTGTCCCgtctcccgtcccgtcccgctgaCCCCACTCTCCTCTCCACCCTGGCAGCGTGGAGCCCACCGAGGCCGGCGACTACAAGCTCTGCTTCGACAACTCCTTCAGCACCATCTCGGAGAAGCTGGTGTTCTTCGAGCTCATCTTTGACAGCACCcaggaggacgaggaggaagaggaggaggaggaggaaggcgacGGCTGGGTGGAGGCGGCGGAGCCCGAGGACACGCTGGACGTCAAAATCGAGGACATCAAGGTGGGGATGAAGTTCGACGAGGCCAAGCGTGAGGTCCTGCGGCTGGGCCGGTATCCGTACTGGCCGGGGATGAAGGCATCGGAGCCACCCCATGGAGGAGGAAGAGCCGGACATGAGCTGGCAACGCATGCCAGCAGCCTGGGAATTCAACTGCCTCCCGGGTGGCATCACcggcagcgtggccagcagggcaagggaggggattctgcccctcaaGTCGAGCAAGAACCCCCCCGGCAGTCCTGCGTTTGGATTCAGCAGCGCTGGGTTGATggttgaactcgatgatcttaaagttcttttccaacctaaattattccgtgattctgctcccagctctggggcgctcagcagaggaaggagagggacaTGCGGGAGCGGTTCCGGAGGAGCCCACAGAGCTGATCCGAGGGCTGGAAGAGTTGGGGGTGTTCAGCCCGGAGGGGAGacggctctggggagaccttcttgcacCTCGCGGCGCTGCCCAGAAAGACGGGGACAGACTCTTTCGGCGGGCTGGCAGCGCTGGGACAAGGGGGAAGGGGTTTCGGCTACAAGAGGGGCGATTCGGCCCGGCTCTAGGGAGGAAATTCTTCCCGCCGAGGGGGGTGAGGCCCTggcagaggctgcccagggagggggtCGATGCCCCGTCCGTCCCTGGGACCCTTCGGGGCCGGGCTGGCCGGGGCTCTGAGCACCCTGGTCTCGGTGAAGACGGCCCCGCTCGTGGCAGGGAGGGTTGGACGGGCTGAGCTCCAAgcgtcccttcccacccaaaccgtCTCGGGATTCCCTGAGGAGGCAGCGGAGATCGGCACGTCCGACCGGTGCCTCCCTTTCTGTCCCCAGGAATCTATCGAGACCATGAAGAGCCGCCTGGAACGGAGCATCCAGATGCAGACGCTGCTTCGAGCCTTCGAGGCCCGAGACCGTAACCTGCAGGAGAGCAACCTGGGCCGGGTGAACTTCTGGTCGGCCGTCAACCTGGgcgtgctggtggtggtggcttTCCTCCAGGTCTACATGCTGAAGAGCCTCTTCGAGGACAAGAGGACGGTGCGGACGTAgatgggggtgagggtgggggacacacacacgggaCTCGGCTCCCTGCCGGGATGGCGTCGGAGGAAGGATGTGCTCCCctccggctgctgctgctccctcccgGCGGGGATTAAACCTGCCCAGCTTTGTACCGCAGTGTCTTGGAGCCGATGCGAAccccggggggtgggggaggtttgggggcGAACCCCCCCCGCATTTTGTCACTGAAGGGCCTTGAATGCGCATCCCGGAGTCTTTGAGGAAGGAATGCGTTTATTGTGGGCCCTGTGGGGAGTCATGGGGACGAGTCTCTGGGATCCTGAGGTGGTTTATAGGCTCAGCCATAGCCAGGGGCTGGACAAACTCCTTGGAATTGCCTCCACCAGGAGGGAAAAGGGCCCCGGAGGAGCCGGAGCTGGGAAGGACTTTGCTCGGGGAGAGGGTTCCCCACTCCTGCAGCATTTATTGGGTAAGATGTGGACCcagccctgcccgctggctcCGATACAGCATGGCCAGCACCATGGAGATGGAAACTGCTGCCTGGAGGCTCACCACGTGCTGGAGCTGCTCTCCCAATGCCGCTGTCCTGCAGCTCATCCAAGCATCTGGGAAGGACCCGCTGAAttcctccagctttgggggaaaCCGGGACTTTCCTCAGCCAACGCAGAGCCAGGATTCCCCCGCCCAGAGTCTCGCTCCCTGCGGCTCTTGCAGATTCAGGGGTGC
This window encodes:
- the C9H19orf38 gene encoding protein HIDE1 isoform X1, whose translation is MRLEFLLFVAGAMAAPRLSPPPLGLLFQEDGGSPKIICLAPRSYPGSTFELFATGADFPAQSVSANPGQHKVDFTLDGTALASRCYRCRYRSYNGSAWQMSAFSMEIVVNASGDAGCHPPTTAPTGRPLPTSTTLRQDRSWLLPVAISVAVLVLLLLAAAVVVACRVEARRQRAKRQQASCWTETQYPTTELSYDNCTCAISVNAQPGAADGTGTPPVSPQRYPQASPPAAPHFSTFRSLA
- the TMED1 gene encoding transmembrane emp24 domain-containing protein 1 isoform X1, coding for MAARWLWLLALCTGPAAAPPPPDAEVTFVLPAGRRECFYQGAPGNASLEAEYQVIGGAGLDVDFSLESPSGLLLVSESRRSDGAHTVEPTEAGDYKLCFDNSFSTISEKLVFFELIFDSTQEDEEEEEEEEEGDGWVEAAEPEDTLDVKIEDIKVGMKFDEAKREVLRLGRYPYWPGMKASEPPHGGGRAGHELATHASSLGIQLPPGWHHRQRGQQGKGGDSAPQVEQEPPRQSCVWIQQRWVDG
- the C9H19orf38 gene encoding protein HIDE1 isoform X2 yields the protein MRLEFLLFVAGAMAAPRLSPPPLGLLFQEDGGSPKIICLAPRSYPGSTFELFATGADFPAQSVSANPGQHKVDFTLDGTALASRCYRCRYRSYNGSAWQMSAFSMEIVVNASGDAGCHPPTTAPTGRPLPTSTTLRQDRSWLLPVAISVAVLVLLLLAAAVVVACRGSRRLAGRKRSTPPPSFPMTTAPAPSA
- the TMED1 gene encoding transmembrane emp24 domain-containing protein 1 isoform X2; this encodes MAARWLWLLALCTGPAAAPPPPDAEVTFVLPAGRRECFYQGAPGNASLEAEYQVIGGAGLDVDFSLESPSGLLLVSESRRSDGAHTVEPTEAGDYKLCFDNSFSTISEKLVFFELIFDSTQEDEEEEEEEEEGDGWVEAAEPEDTLDVKIEDIKESIETMKSRLERSIQMQTLLRAFEARDRNLQESNLGRVNFWSAVNLGVLVVVAFLQVYMLKSLFEDKRTVRT